The genomic DNA ACCAACAATAATTTCTTATATTATCTCTAACATTTACTATTTCTCCATCACTTTCTTCTAAATAGTCTAGTAAAGACAATACCTCTAAACTAACTTTTTTTTCAAATAACTGTGGATCTAAAAAATTTCCAGTATTATTTAAATATTTAAATAACATAGTATAATATACCACAGCTTCACTATCTTTTTTTCTTACATTGATATCTTCTAAAAATTTCATTGGATCAAAACTAGGGTCTAAAGTACTCTTAATGTAATATAACTCTATTTTATTATCCAAATTTTCCTTACTTTTATTAAAAGAAATCTGATCTGGGATAACTGCTCTAGATGTTATTATATCTAAGTTTTTAATCTGTCCCTGAGTTATTTTATCTGATCTATCAAAATCTATACTGTTATCTAATTTATTCCAATATTCAAATTCCTGAGCAAATATAGTGGTACTATCAGTTATAATTTTAGGACTAAATTCATGATAAAATTTTATTGTAAAAATAGGCTTTGTATTTACATTAACATTATCAATTATATAATACATGTTGTCATCTTGATATTTTTTATCTCTATCTACTACTTTTTCAAGTGTAAACTCTTCTAATTTTGAGTTTCTAGCTATATATAAATCACCATAATAATTTTCTGATCTAAAATAAAAATTATCATAATGGTAAGAACCTGTACTCTTATCAAACTGCACAAATTTATTATCATATTGTGGTACTAGTCTTATTGAAAAATCTATATTTTTATTTTTCATAAATGGTGGTAAAAAATCTATAATAAAATATAATTTTTCTTTTTCAATCATTGATGGAATAATAGAAATTGTCAATTTATCTCCATTTATATCATACAACAGTTGCATAATATTAGTATTTTGTAAAACAGAAATATTTGTCAAATAGTTATTTAAAGAAATCACTTCTTTTTTATCTACAATTAACTGACAATCTATTTGAGATAGAGCTATATTATTAAATACATCTCCTCTTATATATTGAATATTATTATAAGTTTTATCATAAAAAAGAACTATCTCACTATTACTAATGAGATAGTCTGCATATGAAAAAATATGAAGCAAAAAAAACATCAATATAAATTTTTTCATACTCAACCTCTTTCTATAAACTATATATTAATAATCACTTTCTGGAGATATTAAAACCTTCTTATAAGTTCCAAAATTCTTAAGAAGAGTTTGAATACCATTGATAACTGCATTTAATGGATCTTCTGAAATTGTTACAGTAAGATTTAAACTTTCTGCTATTCTTTGATCAATTCCTCTTAAAAGAGCTCCTCCACCTGTTACATAAATCCCTCTTCTTTTTATATCTGATGATAATTCAGGTGGTGTTTTTTCAAGTATTACTTTAACTTCTTCTATAATTTGTTGAACTAGATCTCCTAGTGCCTCAACAACTTCTGATGAATATAGTTTTATATCTCTTGGTAATCCATTTAAAGCGTTTCTACCACTGATCTCTATACATTCATCTTCTTCTAATTCTACAACTGCTCCTATTGTCTTTTTAATCTCTTCTGCAGTTCTTTCTCCAATTAATAAATTATGCTTTTGTCTTACATAATCAATTATTGTAGTATCAAATTTATCTCCAGCTACTCTAAATGATGAAGTTTTAACTATTCCTCCAAGAGAAATAACTGCAATTTCAGAAGTTCCTCCACCAATATCTATAATCAAATTTCCTTCTGGTTCAAATATGTTTAGCCCTATTCCTATTGCAGCAGCCATAGGTTCTTCTATTAAATATGCTTCTCTAGCTCCAGCTTCTCTTGTTACATCTATTACTGCTCTTTTTTCAACTTGTGTAACACCTGCTGGTACACAGATAATAACTCTAGGACTTGACATTCCTTTCTTTTGATTTACTTTTTTATAAAAGGTTCTTAACATCTTTTCTGTAATCTCATAATCAGCAATAACTCCATTTTTTAGAGGTCTTATTGTTTGAATACTTCCAGGAGTTCTTCCAAGCATTTTTTTGGCTTTATCTCCAACTTCAAATATATCTTTTGTTTTTGTATTCAATGCTACTACAGACGGTTCATTTAATATTATTCCTTTATTTCTAACACAAATAAGTGTATTTGACGTCCCAAGATCAATCCCTAGATCTTCTGAAAATATTCCTAAAACTTTGTTAAATATCTTTTTCATCTTCCACCTCTAAAATTTTATATTCTGTCAATTTCATTTAACTCTATTCCTATTTTTTTCAATGTTTCTATGAATTTTGCTATTGGAAATCCCATAACAGTAAAAAAGTCACCATCTATTTTCTCTATAAAAACAGACCCTTTATCCTGTATTCCATAAGCTCCTGCTTTATCCATAGGTTGTTTACTCTCTATATACCATTCTATCATACTTTTATCTAATTTCTTAAAAAAAACTGTAGTTACCCCATAATCTTTAATTAATATATTTTTTTCTTTATTTATAAGACAATATCCAGTAATAACTCTATGACTTTTTCCTGATAATCTTTGCAATATACTTTTAGCATCTTCTTCATCTCTAGGTTTTCCTATAATTTCCCCATCTAATTCAACTATTGTATCAGCTCCAACTACAAAATGCTCTTCATAATTATTTGCAACTGCTACTGTCTTTTTATAGGCTATATCCATTATTTTTTCTATATTATCAGTCTTATTGCTTATTTCATCTACATCAGCACTAACAATTTTAAGTTTAAAACCTACATTTCCCAATATCTCTTTTCTTCTAGGAGATTTAGAGGCTAGTATCATTAGGTTGTTCCTCCTTCTGTTGAGCTAGTTTTTTTATTAAGTCTAGCTCCTCTTTTGTTTCTAACTTTTCTTCTATTTTTTCTTCAACTTCTTCAGTTTTAACAATTTCAGCAGATTTTTCTTCATTTAAATTTTCAAAATCCTCTGTTTCTTCTGTATCACTAGTTTTGATATCTTCTTCTTTTATTTCTAATGTTTCCTCTTCTTCTAAGAGTTCTGTATTTTCATCAGTAACAATTATCTCTTCAGTTTCAGTTACTTCTACAGTAGCCATTTCAGTATCTAATTTTTCTGTTTCAGAATCAGAAGTAACATCATCATTTTCTATTTCTTCTATTTTTTCTTCAGTTTCCTCAATTTCAACAGAGTTTTCTTCACTTAAATTTTCAGAATCCTCTTCAATATCTTCTTCATCAAGCTCTTCTTGGCCTATTTGTTCCATCATTAGTCTTTCTAATCTTATTTGTTCTTCTAATTCTAACTGTTTTTGTCTTGCTAACTCTTTTTCTCTTTCTAACTTTTCATAATAAGCTTTTAAACGAAGTTGTTCTCTTATTAATTCACGTTCTCTTTTTAATCTTCTCTTTTCTTTTATATTTCTTATTATTCTTGTAATAGTTACTCTAATCATTTTCGCAAATAAGAAAAAAGCTGAAATAAATATTAAAAAATAAATTACAATATACATATACATTCCAAAACTTTTTGCAAAAATCCAATCTAAAAGAAATATAAAAAATAAGCCAATTTTATATTTATATAGTCCTATTTCTGTTAAATAACGTAGTTGCTCCACTGTAGCATAGTTTTTTGTAAAAGTTACTCCAATATGCTTTGCAAAATATAGTATTCCCACTGACCCAATTAAAACTTCGAAGAAAAATAATCTCACTTTAAAAACAGTTCTTTTTTTCTTACATACAATTGAGTTTCCCACTAAATTTATAAAAAAGATAATTGCTATTATAAAAATAGTAACACCAAAATAATTATCTAAAAATGTATAAAATCCATATGATTTTAGAGGACTATTTGTAAAATATCCCCAAAATAGATATATGACTGTACAAATATAAAGACACACTAGTAAATTCTTAAATGAATATTTCTTCACATCTTACCCCTATTTCTATTACCTAAAATTTAGACTACTTATTATTGTATCATACAGAATATCAGTTTTCAATAATAAAAAGAAATGGAGAGAATAACATTTTATTCTCCCCATATATTGTTAATTCCAAGAATTCATTCTCTCTATAAGCTTAGTTTTTTCTTCTTCTAATTCACTCATTAAACTTTCTAATATTTCTTTTGTACTACTTGGTTCTTTTACCATAGCAGCAACCTGTCCAGCCATAACACTTCCATTGTCTATATCTCCATCTACAACAGCAAGTCTTAGCTTTCCAACTCCCATGTTTTCTATTTCCTCTTTAGGAGCACCTTGCTTTTCCATTTCTAGTATTTCTTTTGCAAATTTATTTTCAATAACTCTTACAGGATGTCCAGTATAATTTCCTGTAGATACAGTTGATCTATCTTTAGCTTTTAATACCATTTTTTTATAATTTTCATGAACTGTACATTCATTTGCAACTAAGAATTTTGTTCCTACTTGTACTGCACAAGCTCCTAATGATAATGCTGCTAAAAATTGTTTTCCACTAGCAATACCACCAGCTGCAATAACAGGAATATCTACTGCTTCTACTACTTGAGGAACTAAAGCCATAGTTGTTATTGTTCCAATATGACCTCCACCTTCCATTCCTTCAGCAATTACAGCATCTGCTCCTATTTTGGCCATTCTTTTAGCTAGTGCAACTGATGCCACAACTGGAATAACTTTAATTCCCGCTGCTTTTAATTTTTCCATATGTGGACCTGGATTTCCAGCCCCTGTTGTTACTACAGGAACTTTTTCTTCTATACATACATTTATTTGGTTTTCAATATCTGGCATCATAAGCATTAAATTTACTCCTATTGGATTAGAAGTTATTTCTCTTGCTTTTCTTATTTCTTGTCTTAAAATATCACAAGGCATTCCTCCACCAGCAATTATACCAAGTCCACCATCTTTTGATACATGTCCAGCAAGATTACCATTTGCTATCCACGCCATTGCCCCTTGAAATATTGGATATTTAATTCCTAATAATTTACATACTTCATTATTTACCATAAAGCCTCCTCAATTATTACACTAAATTATAACACTTTTGTTTTTCTGTGTTTTCTCATATTTAAAAAATCATCTAAATTCTTTTGTGAATAATTAATTATTTTATCTTTAGGATAACCTACTTCTTCTATTAAGTTATCAGCTTCATCAAATTCGCCAATATCGTAAGAAATATGAGAATCAGTTCCCAAACTTATTGTACAATTATGTTTTAAGCATAATTCTAATATTTTTTTACAATTTGGTTTTGATCCTCTACGAGATTCTCTTAAAGATGAATTATTAATTTCAATTGCTACACCATGTTTTACAGCTTCTTCTATTACCATTTCATATTCAACTGGAAATGTTGGATTTCCCATATGAGCAATTATATCAACCTTTTGTCCTCTTATTAGATTAATAAGAGCCTTCGTATTTTTTATTGGATTTTTTGGATCTCCATAAGCTTCTATGGTATGTAAACCACATAAGATTATATCCATATTATCATATATTCTTTGATTTATATCAAAATTTCCATTTTCATCAATTACGTTTGCTTCTACACCTTTTAAAATTCTTAGATTACCTACATATTTTGGAATTACCCTCATATTCATTAAACTCCACCAATGTGGTGAGTCTTGCAACGCTGGACCATGATTTGTTATTGCAATCACTTCCATATTTTTACTTTGTGCACTTCTTATATTTTCTTCTACCGTACTATATGCATGTGGGTTATTATTACTATGTATATGTAAATCTATAGGATATCTCAAATAAACCACTCCTTTCCTCATGTTATTATATCATAACTCTACTAATTCTTCAAAAGATAGTTTATCTCTTTATCCATAAAACACAAAAAATAAAAAAAGCTTGGCAAGTTCCTATCCTCCCAGGTCGTCTCCAACCAAGTACTTTCAGCGTTTACAGGCTTAACTTCTAGGTTCGGAATGTATCTAGGTGTACCCCTGTAGCTCTTCTCACCAAGCTAATATCTATTTGCATAGACATTTGAAACTATATAGTAAATTATAGGTTAAAACTTCGATATATTAGTATTGGTCAACTTAAAGCCTCGCAGCTCTTACATCTCCAACCTATCAACCTCCTAGGCTCGAAGGTATCTTAAAGAATACTTATCTTGAAGTTAGTTTCCCGCTTAGATGCTTTCAGCGGTTATCTATTCCAAACGTGACTACCCAGCTGTGCCACTGGCGTGACAACTGGTACATCAGAGGTTTGTCCATCCCGGTCCTCTCGTACTAAGGACAGGTCTTCTCAATATTCTAACGCCTACAGTGGATAGGGACCGAACTGTCTCACGACGTTCTGAACCCAGCTCACGTACCGCTTTAATGGGCGAACAGCCCAACCCTTGGGACCTTCTCCAGCCCCAGGATGCGATGAGCCGACATCGAGGTGCCAAACCCTACCGTCGATATGGACTCTCGGGTAGGATCAGCCTGTTATCCCCAGGGTAGCTTTTATCCGTTGAGCGACGATCCTTCCATTCGGAATCGCCGGATCACTATGTCCTGCTTTCGCATCTGCTCGACCCGTCAGTCTTGCAGTTAAGCTCTCTTATGCCATTGCACTCTATGGTTGATTTCCATCCAACCTGAGAGAACCTTTGAACGCCTCCGTTACTCTTTCGGAGGCGACCGCCCCAGTCAAACTGCCCACCTAGCACTGTCTCCGTGGCTACAAACCACAGATTAGAATTTCAACATTGAATGGTTGGTATTCCACCGACAACTCCAGCACAGCTAGCGCCATGCTTTCATAGTTTCCCAACTATCCTATACATGCAATATCAAAACCCAATACCAAGCTACAGTAAAGCTCCATGGGGTCTTTCCGTCCTACTGTAGGTAACCGGTATCTTCACCGGTAATACAATTTCACCAGGCCTCCCGTCAAGACAGCGCTCAAATCATTACACCATTCGTGCAGGTCGGAACTTACCCGACAAGGAATTTCGCTACCTTAGGACCGTTATAGTTACGGCCGCCGTTCACCGGGGCTTCAATTCGGAGCTCTCACTCCTCCTCTTAACCTTCCGGCACTGGGCAGGTGTCAGCCCATATACATCGCCTTACAGCTTAGCATAGACCTGTGTTTTTGTTAAACAGTTGCTTGAGCCTCTTCACTGCGACCCTCGAGCGCTTTGTATTGCGTGAATACTAACACCTGAGGGCACCCCTTCTCCCGAAGTTACGGGGCCATTTTGCAGAGTTCCTTAACGAGAGTTAGCCTGTCCGCCTTAAATTTCTCATTCTGACCACCTGTGTCGGTTTCGGGTACGGGCAGTCATATCTTAACGTTAGAAGCTTTTCTCGGCAGCGTGGGATTTGTACATTCATCTTACGACTATATATCACACCTCAAATCTAATCTGACGGATTTTCCTATCAGATCATTCTACATGCTTTTACGGAAACTACCGTTCTTCCGCGTACATACCCTTCTGCGTCCCTCCATCACAATATATGACTGGCACAGAAATATTAATCTGTTTTCCATTCGCCTACGCATTATAGCCTCGGCTTAGGTCCCGGCTTACTCAGGGAAGACAAGCTTTACCCTGAAAACCTTGGTCTTCCGGCGGGGAGGATTCTCGCCTCCCTTCTCGCTACTTATTCCTGCATTCTCACTTCTGATACCTCCAGAGTTGCTTACGCTTCTCCTTCAACGGCCTACAGAACGCTCTCCTACCAATTGCTTGCGCAATTCCACAGCTTCGGTTTATAACTTAGCCCCGTTACATTGTCGGCGCAGAGACTCTCGACCAGTGAGCTATTACGCACTCTTTAAAGGTATGGCTGCTTCTAAGCCAACCTCCTGGTTGTTTATGAATCTCCACCTCCTTTCCCACTTAGTTATAATTAGGGACCTTAGCTGGTGGTCTGGGTTGTTTCCCTTTTGACGACGGAAGTTAACTCCCGTGGTCTCACTCCTGAGTTATAGAATTATGGTATTCGGAGTTTGATTGGATTCAGTAAGCTATACGCCCCCTAGTCCATTCAGTGCTCTACCCCCACAATTAAACACTCAAGGCTGCACCTAAATGCATTTCGGAGAGAACGAGCTATCTCCTAGTTCGATTGGCTTTTCACCCCTAAACCTATCTCATCTCCCAACTTTTCAACGGCGGTGAGTTCGGGCCTCCACTGTGTCTTACCACAGTTTCACCCTGGACAGGATTAGATCACCAGGTTTCGCGTCTACGCCCAGCGACTATGTCGCCCTATTCAGACTCGGTTTCCCTTCGGCTCCGTTATACTTAACCTCGCCACTGAACGTAACTCGCAGGATCATTCTCCAAAAGGCACGCCATCACCCTTGCGGGCTCTGACCGCTTGTAAGCACATAGTTTCAGGTTCTATTTCACTCCCCTCCCGGGGTTCTTTTCACCTTTCCCTCACGGTACTATTCGCTATCGGTTAATAAGAGTATTTAGCCTTACGAGATCTGGTCCTCGCTGATTCACACAGAATTCCTCGTGCTCCATGTTACTTGGGAGAAAACGGACATGTTAATGAGTTTACCTGTACAGGATTATCACCTTCTACGATCTAGCTTTCCAACTAGTTCCAGTTCGGTCATTAACAATGTTGAGTACGTTGCAGTTCCTCATAGTTTTTCCCACAACCCCGCATAAACAACGGCTGCATCCTTGACATTTATGCGGTTTAGGCTCATCCCCGTTCGCTCGCCGCTACTTGGGGAATCGTTTTTTACTTTCTTTTCCTCGCGTTACTTAGATGTTTCAGTTCACGCGGTTCCCTCTTTCGTGCTAAGTCTTCAACTTAGCGGATTGCTCCATTCGGAAATCTCGGGGTCAATGTTCGATTGCAACTAACCCGAGCTTATCGCAGCTTACCACGTCCTTCATCGGCTCTTATTACCTAGGCATTCCCTATGTGCCCTTACTTATTTTAACCTATTATTTTTAATTGACAGCTAACTCTATTAATTATTAGAGTTAAATTGTATTATCTACTGATTTACTATATAGTTTCCAATGTCCATTTGATAATGTTTAAGAACATCATCAATAGAATAGAGAAAGCAATTGCTCCTTAGAAAGGAGGTGATCCATCCGCACGTTCCCGTACGGATACCTTGTTACGACTTCACCCCAATCGCTAATCACACCCTCGGAGCATCCCTCCTTACGGTTAGGCCTGCTACTTCAGGTGCAACCAACTCTCGTGGTGTGACGGGCGGTGTGTACAAGACCCGAGAACGTATTCACCGCAACATAGCTGATTTGCGATTACTAGCGATTCCAACTTCATGTACTCGAGTTGCAGAGTACAATCCGAACTGAGAATAGTTTTCTGAGATTAGCTTCCCTTCACAGGTTCGCCACTCTCTGTACTACCCATTGTAGCACGTGTGTAGCCCAGCGTATAAGGGGCATGATGACTTGACGTCATCCCCACCTTCCTCCTGCTCGTCGCAGGCAGTATCGCATGAGTGCCCAACTTAATGATGGCAACATACGAAAGGGGTTGCGCTCGTTGCGGGACTTAACCCAACATCTCACGACACGAGCTGACGACAGCCATGCACCACCTGTCACTAAGTTCCCCCGAAGGGGCACATCAGCATCTCTGCTAACTTCTTAGGATGTCAAACGCTGGTAAGGTTCCTCGCGTTGCGTCGAATTAAACCACATGCTCCACCGCTTGTGCGGGTCCCCGTCAATTCCTTTGAGTTTCATACTTGCGTACGTACTCCCCAGGCGGATTACTTATCGCGTTAGCTTGGGCGCTGAGGTTCGACCCCCAACACCTAGTAATCATCGTTTACAGCGTGGACTACCAGGGTATCTAATCCTGTTTGCTACCCACGCTTTCGCGCTTCAGCGTCAGTATCTGTCCAGTGGGCTGACTTCTCCATCGGCATTCCTACAAATATCTACGAATTTCACCTCTACACTTGTAGTTCCGCCCACCTCTCCAGTACTCTAGTTTGACAGTTTCCAACGCAATACGGAGTTGAGCCCCGCATTTTCACATCAGACTTACCAAACCACCTAGACGCGCTTTACGCCCAATAAATCCGGATAACGCTTGCGACATACGTATTACCGCGGCTGCTGGCACGTATTTAGCCGTCGCTTCTTCTGTTGGTACCGTCACGTTCTTCGTCCCAACTGAAAGCACTTTACATTCCGAAAAACTTCATCGTGCACACAGAATTGCTGGATCAGACTTTTGGTCCATTGTCCAATATTCCCCACTGCTGCCTCCCGTAGGAGTAAGGGCCGTGTCTCAGTCCCCTTGTGGCCGTTCACCCTCTCAGGCCGGCTACCTATCATCGCCTTGGTGAGCCGTTACCTCACCAACAAGCTAATAGGACGCAAAGCTCTCCTGCAGCGCATATAGCTTTCATACAAAAGTCATGCGACTAAAGTATAATACCCGGTATTAGCATCCGTTTCCAGATGTTGTCCCGAACTGCAGGGCAAGTTCTTTACGCGTTACTCACCCGTCCGCCACCATCACCCAAAGGATCAAGTAGACTTGCATGTGTTAAGCATTCTGTCAGCGTTCATCCTGAGCCAGGATCAAACTCTTCGTTCAATCTATTAACTCAGTAAAATATTACTGATTGTTTACACCAATTTATTGTTGTGTTTGCATTTTTATCTTTCTCTATTCTGTTGCTAATGTCCTTTAGCGGTATCACCCGCATGTGTTATATATGTTACTCTATTTTTTAGAATATGTCAAGTTTTTTTATAATTTATAAAACAAGACTTCAATTTTTATTCTTGAAGTCTTGTTTTTACTAGTCTTCTCTTAATTTTTTTATAATAATACTATCTGTAGGAACCCATACTAATGAATCTAAATTTTCTCTTTTTAACCATAAAAAAGCTGCATGTTCATTTAATCTAAATTGATTTATATCTTTTATTTTACACATATAACATCTAAGACTTATAATAAATTCTTTATATTCTTTTTTAACCCAAATAAAAATATCCCCAACTTCTATATCTAAATTTAATTCTTCTTTAACCTCTCTTTTTAGAGCTTCTACAGAATTTTCTCCTACTTCTATTTTTCCCCCTGGAAATTCCCACATATTTTCAAAATTTTTACCCATAGGACGTAAAGTACATAAAATTTCTTTTTTTTCATTTTCAATTATACCAGCTACTACCTGTATTTCTTTTTTCATAAACTCACTCCTCTAGCCTATTAAGTATTCATACAGGCTATCTTCGATTTCATTTTCTAATTTTAATTTATATTCAACTAATTTATTTCCTTTATTACTTAATGTTTCCTTAAATTCAACTACTTCTTTTACTTGACCTAAATAATAAAAATTTTCACTTAATTCTTTTTTTACAAATACTTCTAATTTATAAAAATTTTCGGCTATTTTTCCTTCTATTGTTAGCTTACCAGATCTTTTTAAACAACGATTATTTTTTGAATACCATGTAAAAGTCTTGTTATCAAAAAATTTATTGTCATAAGCTCCATCTTTTAGAGTTACAAATAATACGACTTTTCTTTCTTCCTCAAAGACTGTATATCCACTTACTTGATATCCATTATTATAATCTAAGTTCAAACACCAAAATGCTTCCTGTTTTGTATATTCTCTATATTTAACTATACATATTTCATCACTATTAAAATAATGTTTTAGACAATAAGATAAATTATAATTTATCAAATCATCTATTAAAAGTTTGAAGTATTTATTTTTCTCATAACTATCCTTAAACATTGTTGAAAGTTTATAAATTCCTATATTATTTTCAATTATAGGCAAAAACTCCTTTATTGTTGATAAACTTGTAAATATTTGTTTAACTAAATGATCTAAAGCATTTTTAGTATTTAATGTTTGATCTTTAAGTTTATATTTATCTTCAATATACTCTGTTATTTGCTCTAAATCAACAAATTTATTTCTTATAAGATAGTTTATTATTTCCATTTCATGAATTCTTTTAGCTGGTGTAAAAAAGGAAGATAAAAATTTCAAATAATTTTGTTCTATACTAGATAAAGTTCCTAAATTATGACTAGGTTTTAAAGTATTTAGTATCTCATCATAAGTTTTCTTATATTTTAAAATAACACTAGGATCTATCATATTTTTTTCAAAAAAATCATATAACATAGGTACTCGTCCTAACTGCATCTCTAAAATCTTAAAGTCTTTTTCTATGTTTTTTCTATTTGAAAAAACACTTCTATTAATATTTTCAAATATACGTTCTTTAGCTATTCTTTCAAAAGTAATTGTACTTTCTCCAGGTATTATTTCTGTCCCATGTATAATAAATCTTTTTAAATAATCTTTATCATAAGTATTATCCTGTGATACAGCTACAGGGATTAAAAAGTTCTTCTCATAGTTTCCAATAAAATCTAAAACCACAACATAATCTTTATCTTTATATTTTCTAAGTCCTCTTCCTAATTGTTGAATATAAACTATAGAAGATTGAGTAGGTCTAAGTAAAATAATTTGATTTACACAAGGGATGTCTATTCCTTCATTGAAAATATCTACTGTTACTATATAGCTAATTTCACCATTCTGTAATTGCCTAACTACATGTTCTCTTTCTTTATCACTATGTTCTCCTACTAAAGCTTTAGAGTTTATTCCACGTTCACTTAACTTTTGTGCTATGTTTTTTGCTTCATCTTTTCTAGAAACAAATATAAGTCCATGTAATTTATCTCCACTATACCCATAAAATTTACTTTTTTCAATAATATAATCCACACGTACATCAGCCGACAAATTATTTATCGATGTTTTTTCATTTATAACCTCACCATCTATTTCAATGTCTGATATTCCGAAATAATGAAACGGTGTTAAAAGATTTTCAGCTAATGCATCGTAAAGCCTAATTTCATATGCTATATTATGATTAAAAATATCATAGATATTAAAATTATCAGTTCTCTCTGGAGTTGCCGTCATTCCAAGTAAAAATTTTGGTTTGAAATAGTCAATTATATTTTGATAACTTTTAGCTCCACTGTGATGAACCTCATCCACAACAATATAATCAAATCTATCCTTTGCATATTGTTTTAAATTTTCATCTTTACTCAATGTTTGTACCATTGCAAAAACATAGTCAGCATCTGGATTTTTTTCATATAATGCCATCTCTTTTTCAGGTATTATTTTTTGATAACTTTCTATAGCCTTTTGCAAAATCAATTTTCTATGAGCTATAAATAGAATTTTCTTAGGATTTGCATTTTTCACATCAAATGCACTTATATATGTTTTTCCAGTTCCTGTGGCACTTATAAGTAATCCTCTATCCTCATTTTTCCTTAATTTTTCTAATTTTTCCAATGCATTTTTCTGCATTTGATTTGGAACAATAACCTCATTAATTTGCAATTGAGTTTTTTGCTTTTTTATAAAGTCTCTATTTAACTTATAAACTTCTTCATATTGTTCTAAAATAATTAAATCTATATTTTTAATACTATTAAATATCGAGTCAAATTCGCCAATAACATTTTTAGCTATTTTTCCATCTTCTAAAGAATTTACTTTTAAATTCCATTCAAAATTTGTGGTTAAAGCTGTTTGAGTTAAATTAGAACTTCCTATGTATATACTCCACATTTTATCTCTTTTAAAAAAATATCCTTTCGCATGAAATTTTTCATTTGAAAGAAGTTTTAGTTCAATATTTTTAAATTTTAAAAGTCTTTTTAAGGCTTTAGGCTGAGTAAAATTCAAATAATCTCCCGTCATTATTTTTCCTTTTACACCTTTTATTTCTAACTCTCTTAGTTGCTCTAAAATTAAAGTTAATCCACTTTCTGTAATAAAAGCCACTGAAATTATAAATTCATCACACTTTTCTAACTCTTTTCTAAGAATTGTTATCATTTTCTCTTGTTTATTTGATAGAAGCTTTTGTTGAAATTCAATCTTTGATTCATAGCTACTATTTATTGCACTTGTTCTCAAGCTTTCTATTAAACT from Fusobacterium hominis includes the following:
- a CDS encoding Maf family protein, translating into MILASKSPRRKEILGNVGFKLKIVSADVDEISNKTDNIEKIMDIAYKKTVAVANNYEEHFVVGADTIVELDGEIIGKPRDEEDAKSILQRLSGKSHRVITGYCLINKEKNILIKDYGVTTVFFKKLDKSMIEWYIESKQPMDKAGAYGIQDKGSVFIEKIDGDFFTVMGFPIAKFIETLKKIGIELNEIDRI
- a CDS encoding phosphatase is translated as MRYPIDLHIHSNNNPHAYSTVEENIRSAQSKNMEVIAITNHGPALQDSPHWWSLMNMRVIPKYVGNLRILKGVEANVIDENGNFDINQRIYDNMDIILCGLHTIEAYGDPKNPIKNTKALINLIRGQKVDIIAHMGNPTFPVEYEMVIEEAVKHGVAIEINNSSLRESRRGSKPNCKKILELCLKHNCTISLGTDSHISYDIGEFDEADNLIEEVGYPKDKIINYSQKNLDDFLNMRKHRKTKVL
- a CDS encoding rod shape-determining protein — encoded protein: MKKIFNKVLGIFSEDLGIDLGTSNTLICVRNKGIILNEPSVVALNTKTKDIFEVGDKAKKMLGRTPGSIQTIRPLKNGVIADYEITEKMLRTFYKKVNQKKGMSSPRVIICVPAGVTQVEKRAVIDVTREAGAREAYLIEEPMAAAIGIGLNIFEPEGNLIIDIGGGTSEIAVISLGGIVKTSSFRVAGDKFDTTIIDYVRQKHNLLIGERTAEEIKKTIGAVVELEEDECIEISGRNALNGLPRDIKLYSSEVVEALGDLVQQIIEEVKVILEKTPPELSSDIKRRGIYVTGGGALLRGIDQRIAESLNLTVTISEDPLNAVINGIQTLLKNFGTYKKVLISPESDY
- a CDS encoding nitronate monooxygenase — its product is MVNNEVCKLLGIKYPIFQGAMAWIANGNLAGHVSKDGGLGIIAGGGMPCDILRQEIRKAREITSNPIGVNLMLMMPDIENQINVCIEEKVPVVTTGAGNPGPHMEKLKAAGIKVIPVVASVALAKRMAKIGADAVIAEGMEGGGHIGTITTMALVPQVVEAVDIPVIAAGGIASGKQFLAALSLGACAVQVGTKFLVANECTVHENYKKMVLKAKDRSTVSTGNYTGHPVRVIENKFAKEILEMEKQGAPKEEIENMGVGKLRLAVVDGDIDNGSVMAGQVAAMVKEPSSTKEILESLMSELEEEKTKLIERMNSWN
- a CDS encoding (deoxy)nucleoside triphosphate pyrophosphohydrolase codes for the protein MKKEIQVVAGIIENEKKEILCTLRPMGKNFENMWEFPGGKIEVGENSVEALKREVKEELNLDIEVGDIFIWVKKEYKEFIISLRCYMCKIKDINQFRLNEHAAFLWLKRENLDSLVWVPTDSIIIKKLRED